From the Drosophila willistoni isolate 14030-0811.24 chromosome 2L unlocalized genomic scaffold, UCI_dwil_1.1 Seg168, whole genome shotgun sequence genome, the window GCTCCTGTGGTTTTTCATTAGGCCTATAAGTTACAATTGTACCCTGCAATTtctctattattatttagaaatatttgtGGAACTGACATACAATTTGAGGACACTGCTTGGCCTAATTTTCTATAGCTTTTCCATCCATAGAGGATAAATTTTAAGgttaaagtaaattattaAGTTATATAGTTTTGTCTCTTCAGATAAGGCAAGGATTGCTGATATGATTTGGAAGGCTCGACAAGGAAGGACGTGTCTTTGCTGATGATTCTACAGGTTTTAtataagtttaagtctttATGTATCCATTTGAAAACCTTAATAGGTTATGTTTCATATTGAATTTCTTATAATTTCGTACATATTTATAAACTTTGTGGGTTGTATTCTGTTTCATAATATTTTCCCACTCTAAGAAACGATCACAAATAAATGATTCATTGAGATCTAATCAAGtgtgtttgtttctttgtcttaaatttgttttattttttttggcaattagTTCAATGCTAAACAAGGAAGTATATTTGTTAACTATTGATTCAATCTATAGAACATGTCCCCATTTTGTAATCTTTTTAGTTACCTAAGCTAAGATTAGAAAGCAAAAAGTCGTAACAAACTATCACTATCAGCATATTAATTTGTTACTTATCGGCTTTAACATACATAATTGattgaataaaaaaataaaatgtgtattttataaaaaaggtatcattgaattttattgaatattaaaaatgaaatgttattgtcaaatttaaaataattacaaaacaaTCTACTAAAGAGCGAAGCATCTTAAATACTTTATATATTTAGAGATTCTCTTTCTCCAAATGttaatgaaacatttttaaaattttgaaagcAATCAACGCTGATAGATTACTTTATTATAAAGtaaattttctataaatatagtatttaataaatttttttgccACATAAAACTTACCTCTATTTGTTCATAacatattttctttcatttcaaaatattttaaacaatcACACACTGAACTAACAAACTTATTGAACCCATAAGCCCTTCAAGATTTAATGGTGTtgcaacaaaaagcaaaaaccgaATCAAAAAATCACACAAAAAAAGGTTGAAATGGGGGGAAAAAAGCAACAATGGGAAGACAAATGATCCAATGACTGTCTGACTGCACTTTTTCGCTAGTCCAGAATTCAGGACTCTCCATTTACAGAGAAGAGAATCAAAATGTATCGGGGTTATATGGGTTTTTCAtcttcttttttcctttttgtttggtttagtCGGACGATGCTGTCTCAATCCTTGGTAAGTGAACATTTTTGTATGTAAAGTTAGTGGATTTTGTTCCCCCTacttttctgttgctgttgctgtcgaTGTAACGTCAAAGTAGGTCAAGACTTCAGTGTTTATCTTTGAGCACATAAATGAGGAGGGTGGATAGGAGAATCTAAGACCTGAAGGTGGTCATTTAAGGCGGCCATatgtaatacatatattaaattcTTCAAGTATTCGTGAAACATGCTAGAATAAtcagacagagagagggagagtgggAGTGAGAGACTGAGAttgagaaagagaaaagtttgtattgtattacatacattttgcaTGTGGCAAAATGCTCCAAAAGTGGGTCCAAATGTGGGAGGCAAGGGGGGAGTTCATGGTGACTGGGATTGGCGCTTGTGCCGGACGTTTTCATAAACGATTCACTTTCCGGCAGCGCCGCAGATAAATACAAACGCACActccctcacacacacacacacacacatacacactcagaTACACATATGTGCAATGGGAATTTCAAGGAGTTGTGCTCCCCATTGCTTCTGGCTGTAAGTCTAGGGAAACAGGATGGCAAGCTCTCGGCAGATGCAGCGCAACGGAAGCGGATGCAGGAAGAGGGAAGCGAGTCAGAGGGAGAATGATGACGACAACCACGACGGCGAGGACTAGTATGAGAGAAGTAGCGGCAGTGGGAGGATAAAGGACTAAGACACCAGCTTGGCACGCGCGGATACAAGGCGTTGATAGCGGCAGCTTATCAGTTTCGCCCAGCATCGAAACAGAAGCAGAGTATTTGGAGAAGCAGCCAAAAAGATGGAGCATATTTGAGTGCCACCATCTCTATACCATCTAGCCATCCGGTTGCTGTGGCATACATTGCGTGCCGGGCATTAAAGGCGCATTAGGATTTTGTGGCATGGAATGTGGTTTCTTCTGCGGAACGAAGTCAAGTGAAAGTTAGCAACAGTTCGGGTGATGGCACTTGGAACTATTCAGTAGGGAAACGTTGAAACTAACTTTATTCCTTATACAATATTAACACTTCAAACACTCttatttaatattcaatttactttTACTTCTCGATCTCAGTCCCAAGGCGTGAAGATAATCTGAGagtctttaatttgtttacttGGTCAAAGCAGATGAGTTGAAAAATAATTCATAATTagtaatttaatatttaagccACATGTGATTGcaagttaaatttaatttgttattgCCAGAATGATTTATCAAGAAGCTATTAAACTATTAGGCTTTCTTTCGAATCCTTTATATACGTTTAAGTTAAAACATAgcacaaaaaatcaaaatttgacCCAAGTACCGTAATTGAGTTTATCACATTTTCACTTAAATTTTACCATCTGCTTACATTAGTTTGAGATTTTTGTTATTCCTGATAATAATCGAAGCATTCATTGAATCAAACATAAGCAACTCTCACATAGAGCACAAAAgtatattttgttaaaatatcatttaaaattgctaaaaaaaattctttgaaAATGGCAACCTCTAGTCTTCTACCTATCGATTTAATTTCTAATAAATATCGAGTTGATCCCGTTGTTGTGCCCAATATTCAGCGCATCGATAATATACGTGAATTCTTGGAGgattcaaatatatttaatggCGATATTAATCCTCTGGTAGAGCGTCTAGATTCAGAGTATAAGCAGTGTTATTCCATAGTTCAGCTACTAAAAGAAGAAGTCATCGAACAGAATGTTTTACTGGATCAAGTTAAGAAGAGCATGCTCGAATTGCAGGATCAAGTCAAGATGTCAGATGCTGGCCAACGTTTTCTAGTTGATCGTGAAAAGATTCTAGTTCAGTTCTCGGATGAGACGGAGATAACTGAATGTAATGTGCCAACTGCTTTGGAATTGTATAGTCTTAAGATGGGAAAGCTATATGTAAAAATACTATCACTGGACACAGATATTGATTTTGTAACCTACTTACGAAACGTTTCCTTGATCAATAGAGATTATGTTAAGAATTGGTATAACAAGGCAGAAGGACAGAACGAGAATGTTAATACTTTAAAGAATAATTCAGAAAATTCCACATAATGAGAGATATGACATTTAATTGTGCTATCTTATCTTAAAGAATAAAGAGTTATCCTGCCAATTTGATCATGTTTTGATTGTTAAAAGAAGTCATCGAACAGAAGTGATTTGAAGCTAAATTTTTCTCGGGCTGAAATTTATGCTTATGTAACCTACTGAcactttttaatataattttatacatatatatttcttaacCCTCTAATGCTCGTGAGTTTTTTATCGATTGTCATAAaattatgtaacaaacaatgaaCACAaactattttgaaaaatttgaatttcattaaagttgggaataaacaaatgaaacttTTTAACATAAATTAACTTCAAAATGGTTTAAAAAATGGTCAGTATCAATGATTTTATAAAGTATCGATATGTGTCTTGAGACATTCTTGGGCATTAGAGGGTTAACTTATTTTAAAAgctaacaaaaaacaaatcctTTGAAATGTATTTCGAAAATGCGATTACGATATGTTCATCTAATATTAAGTACCCTAATCGATAAAAATTGGTTATTAAGCAATTCCAAAACGAACTAAATTTGTATCTTAAAACCAAATACctatattcaaaaataaactGACTTGTTCACATTTCACGTAAAACTATGTAAACTATTGTTAAActacaaataatatttaagtaGCTTAAACTTTAACAAATTGTGATATAATTATTGGATCGGAAAAATACAATTCTTCCTGTACTTATCTGCATGTTTTATTTGTGATTAGCTTTTTGTGAATTCTGACTATTAATTActaatttgaaaatatgaTTCGAAATTAACTAGAAAGTTAATGGCTTTCAGCTAATCTCATATGGCGGATTTTTGATTTCACATCTTTTCAACCATATAAAGTTTATcgataaattcaaaaaaagaTACCTGTAAAACTACTTAAAGGCAGATTTTTTTGAGAAATAATTTGATAAAATCTCTTCTATAACTACTTCACTTCAGATAGTCTAAGAGATAATACATACTTAATACTGATATCATATTTTTAAGCAATTTTAGAAGCTCTCGTTATATGTATAGGAATATGTATAGgaataaatttgaataaattaaaatacgGCCATCTTGGTCTACTATTGTGTATTACACATATTTTTACGAAAAGGTTTTGCATAGGTTTTAATGAAACTATCTAATTGTATCCTAAGTGAAGACCTCATAGAGATGAGCCTTGGATAATAACCAAATTAGACAGTTATTGGGTCATTAAGTCGCCCAAACTAGGCTCTTAATTGAATGGCAATTGGGAGTTGCTAACCAAATaacttatttaattttcaaccaTTTTGTTACACAGGAAAttcccaaaaacaaaaaatgtctCACAGAGTGGGCTTGGAAATAGCCTTCGTCTTTGTTTGAACTAACTAGTATCCCAGTATACTTATTATTGTAAAACATTGTCATTGTCTGGATACTAAGTTTTAGAATaacttaatttatttattagaaATTGTACGGAATTTTTTTCACAGCCCGCAAAATGGCAGacccttcttttttttatactccGGAACttatttcaaacaaaaatcGCGATGTACCGATTCCGCTTCCCGATGTCAAACGTATTGAATATGTCGATGAATTTATGTCGAATCCTGACAACTACTCCGGGGATATAAAAGCTCTGACCGATCGTCTGGTTGAAAAGGTCAATGAGTGCGAGCATTCGGTTAATCTATTGCGCAATGAGATACTTCAAAAATGTGCAGCACTTAGTCAGTTGAAAAAGGATTTGCTGGAGTTGCAGTGCCAATTGCGGTTACCCGATGCCAAGGAACGTTTTGTCGACAAAGATGAGAAAGTTGTTGTCAAATTCCTGGATGAAGAGACCTCTTATGAATACGATATGGATACTGCTTTGAA encodes:
- the LOC6640848 gene encoding uncharacterized protein LOC6640848 yields the protein MATSSLLPIDLISNKYRVDPVVVPNIQRIDNIREFLEDSNIFNGDINPLVERLDSEYKQCYSIVQLLKEEVIEQNVLLDQVKKSMLELQDQVKMSDAGQRFLVDREKILVQFSDETEITECNVPTALELYSLKMGKLYVKILSLDTDIDFVTYLRNVSLINRDYVKNWYNKAEGQNENVNTLKNNSENST
- the LOC6640849 gene encoding uncharacterized protein LOC6640849; this translates as MADPSFFYTPELISNKNRDVPIPLPDVKRIEYVDEFMSNPDNYSGDIKALTDRLVEKVNECEHSVNLLRNEILQKCAALSQLKKDLLELQCQLRLPDAKERFVDKDEKVVVKFLDEETSYEYDMDTALNNFSVKMSLLYAEIIVTQNDIDVVEHFKNIAMANCTNVIDWFESNQRSEEVNQSTSC